A stretch of the Pseudalkalibacillus hwajinpoensis genome encodes the following:
- a CDS encoding MBL fold metallo-hydrolase, with translation MEWKQMAVGPVQANAGFLWNEQNEALIIDPGAEGGRIKRKVEKLELKPIAILLTHAHFDHIGAVDLIRETYQIPVYLHIYEEKWLSDASLNGSKLFPVVDDIEGKPADHLIESEGEMTIGPFQFEVFETPGHSPGSVSFYFKDVNLVFSGDALFAGSVGRTDLPGGNQKQLLNSIHNRLLVLPEETIVASGHGPSTTIEVEMAENPFLNGFSL, from the coding sequence ATGGAATGGAAACAAATGGCTGTTGGGCCGGTGCAAGCAAACGCAGGATTCTTATGGAATGAGCAAAATGAGGCTCTTATCATTGATCCGGGAGCTGAAGGTGGTCGAATCAAAAGGAAAGTGGAAAAGCTAGAACTAAAACCAATCGCTATTCTTTTAACTCATGCTCATTTCGATCATATTGGAGCGGTGGATCTGATAAGAGAAACGTATCAAATCCCAGTTTACTTACATATTTATGAGGAAAAATGGCTTTCAGATGCTTCTTTAAATGGCTCTAAGCTGTTTCCGGTAGTTGATGATATTGAAGGTAAGCCGGCTGATCATTTAATTGAAAGTGAAGGGGAAATGACAATCGGACCGTTTCAATTTGAGGTATTTGAAACGCCAGGACATTCACCTGGTAGCGTCTCATTTTATTTTAAAGACGTTAATCTAGTCTTTTCAGGTGATGCCCTTTTTGCAGGTAGCGTAGGAAGAACTGATCTTCCTGGTGGAAATCAAAAGCAGCTGCTGAACAGTATACATAACCGCCTTCTAGTATTACCAGAAGAAACGATTGTAGCCTCTGGTCATGGACCGTCTACGACAATAGAAGTGGAGATGGCAGAGAATCCGTTTCTAAATGGATTTTCTTTATAA